The DNA region AAAAGCGCGCGGCCCGTGGCGCGCTCCAGCGCCAGCATGCGCCGGCCGATCGTCGGCGGGCTGAGGCCGGTCTTTGCCGCAGCTGCCGACAGTCCGCCGGCGGTCGCCACGTGGAAGAAGAGTTGCAGATCGTCCCAGTTCGCGTCTTTCATTTCTGAAAACCCCCTTTCTTCCGCAAGCTCTACATTCGGCGACGGCGAAGGCTTAGTTCAAGTGCTCCAACAGATAGATGGAGAACCTGACAATGCTTCTCAACTGGGTAGCTCTCTGGAACGGGCTGGAGACAAGAAACAGAAGCGGCCGCCACGACCCTTTCGCAGACCCGCTCGACGGGCCGGAATGGGACGGCCTGCGGTGGCTCCTGCCGTTGATCGTATGGTTTGCCGCGCGCGACAGCGCCCGCCGTCCCGACCGGAAGGCGAAGCGCGTCAGACGTCCGCTTCGAAGCTCAGGCGCAGCACATGGTGCAGGAATTCCGCATTGATCAGCATGTTGAAGCTGATCGTCACGAGCTCGCCTTCCCGCTTGACGACCGTCGAGCCGATCTCGTCGCGGATGCCGAGAATTTCGAGGAAGAAGTGGTTCGGAACCTCGAGCGTCGGGCTCACTTCGAGGACGGCGCCGGCGAGATTGATGGTCCGGATCAGGCAGCGGGCCTGCGTGCCGGTGCTGAGGTGATGGCCGACGAAAATGATCTTGCCGGGCCGGTCGAGCGAGAAATCCCGGTAGGATTTCTCCTGCTCGTTCTTGTCGTCGTTGAGGTGCGTCTGAAAGGCCATATTAGCCTCCACTCGTTGTCCGATTGAAAGGTAACGCAAGAATGCTGACAGGTATTGAACAGGATCAATAGAATTTGAGCCTTATGCGTGGCTGGACAAGAAATCCCTTGATTTTCAGCGATCGGTGGAGGCAGGACGGTCCATTCTGGGGCGTTCTTGACAGGACGAGCGGCGTCGCCCATATCAGGCGCTGGTTCGAGGCGCCGGCCGCTCGCGGATGAAAGTCCATGGTGAGGTCCTCGAAGTTCACATCGCAGCCAATTGGTGCATGCTGACTGACGGCAATGCGAGCTCCCCTTTGCAGTCGAAATGGCATGCCTTCCGAAAGGCTGAACACATGACGACCTATCTTCCCATCGATGAACTGAAGGCGCAGGCAAAGCGGCTTCGCCAGGCGATGGAAACGCGCGGTAGCGCGATTTCGCACAGCGCCGCACTCGAACTCGTTGCCCAGCAGCATGGCGTGCGTGACTGGAACACACTCTCGGCTCTCGCAACGAAACCGAACGCCGATCCCATCACAGCGCTCTCCGTCGGCTCGCACGTGCGCGGCCGCTACCTGAACCAGCCGTTTACCGGCAAGATTCTGGCACTCGCAGAGACCGGCGGCGGGCTTCACAAGATCACAATCCATTTCGATGAACCGGTGGATGTCGTGACCTTCGAGAGCTTTTCCGCCTTCCGCCAGCGCATCAACGCGCAGGTTGACACGAACGGCGTCTCGCCGCGCAAGACATCGAACGGCCGGCCGCATCTGGCGCTCGATATCTAGCCCGGAAAGGCTCTAGCTGCCGGAGAGGTCTAGCTCTTGCCGGTCGCCGCTGTGGTTGCAGCGGCGTCGGCCTCCTTCAGCGCTGCGCCGCATTCTTCGCAGCAGACCTCGACGATCTTGCCGCCGAGTTTGACGCTAATGGCTCCGGGACCGAGTTCGCAGTCGCAGGCAGCGCATGTGGTCTTCTTCATCTGATGATCCTCCGGTTGATCGTCCCCTGATCGGGACGGGACCATGAGATCGCAGTGAACCACCTGCGCGGCTTTCGCGCTGTCAGATTATTTAGCGATCGAACGCGGCGCTAGGCCTTCAGCAGCCATTCGTGCTCGGGTGCGTTGTAGAATTTCCAGATGCGCTTCGGACCGGCCATGACGTTGAGATAGTAGAGGTCGTAGCCATGCGTCGCGGCGCAGGGGTGATAGCCCTTGGGAACGAGCGTCACGTCGCCGTCTTCCAGCACCATCACCTCGTCCAGCGACCGGTCGTCGGTGTAGACGCGCTGGAAGCCGAAGCCCTGCGGCGGGTTCAGGCGATGATAATAGGTCTCTTCGAGGAAGCTTTCGTGAGGCAGGTTGTCCTGGTCGTGCTTGTGCGGCGGATAGGAAGAGGTATGGCCTCCGGGCGTGATGACTTCGACGACCAGCAGCGAATGCGCCGAGCCGTCGTCCTCCGGCATGATATTGTTGACGTAGCGGACATTCGTGCCCTTGCCGCGTGTGAGCGACGGATGCGTGCCGGGCGGAATCGCCTTGGCTTGGTAAGTGCCGCCGCCGGGAGCGGAGCAGACAGCGAGCTCCAGATCGGTCTCGGCCGTCACCGACCAGGTTGATTCCATCGGGATATAGATCGCATGCGGCGCCCCCTCGAACGGGCTCATGCGCTCGCCGAGCGTACCGAAATCCTTCGTGCCGGCCGTCGCCTTGCCCTTGCCGCTCACCCAGACGAGGCAGATCTCGCGGTCGCCGGTCTCGCCGGACGCTGTTTCGCCCGGCTTCAGCCGGTGGAGGTCAAAGCCGACATAGGTCCAGCCGGCGCTTTCCGGCGTGACATGGATGACGCGGCCGCTCGTGCCGGACGGCTTCACCTTGAGGTTTGGCATGGTGTTTCTCCTCGTGCGTTAGTGGGGGGCGGCCCCCTCATCCGGCTGCCGCCACCTTCTCCCCGACGGGAGAAGGGATGTGCCGCGCTGCGTCTTGCTCCAAAGACCCGGTAGGTCTCCCGTTACCCCTTGGGAAAACCTTCCGTTTCCACCGTGTAACCCGCAGCCGTCATGACGCGCATCAATTCAGCATGGCCGATCTCGGCCATCTTCTGCGGGGGCGCTTTACGCGGGTCCTGTTCGGCCTCGACCACGAACCAGCCTTCATAGCCGTAATCGGCGAGCCGCTGGACGATGGCGCCGAAATCGAGCGAGCCGTCGCCAGGCACGGTGAAGGCGCCAAGCGCCACCGCGTCGAGGAAGGACTGCCGGCTGCGGTCCAGTCCATCCACGACAGGTCTGCGGATGTCTTTGACGTGAACATGGTTGATACGGGCGTGGTGGTTGTCGACAGCGCGCAGCACGTCGCCGCCGGCAAAGGCCAGATGCCCGGCATCGAGCAGCAGCGGAATGCCTTCGCCGGAATTGTGCATGAAGGCGTCGAGCTCCGGCTCGGTTTCGACCACGGCGGCCATGTGATGGTGATAGGAGAGCGGCATGCCCTGGTCGGCACACCATTCCCCGAACTCGGTGACGCGGCGCGCATAGGCCTTCATCTCGTCATCGGAGAGGCGCGGCTTGGTCGCGAGTGGCTTGGAGCGGTCGCCCTGTATGGAGCGGCCGACCTCGCCATAGACGATGCAGGGCGCATTGACCGCCTTGAACAACTCGATCATCGGGGTGATGCGGTCTTTGTTCGCGGCAAGTTCCTCGTCGACTAGCGTGCCTGAGAACCAGCCGCCACACAGCGTCACGTCGGCGGCGCGCAGGATGGGCAGCATTACCTGCGGGTCTTCGGGGAAACGGCGGCCCTTTTCCATGCCGGTAAAGCCCGCGCTGCGCGACTGCCGCAGGCATTCCTCGAGGGACACATCGTCGCTGAGCTCAGGAAGATCGTCGTTCCACCAGGCGATGGGCGACATGCCAAGTTTGGCCTTCATCAATAGTCTCCTTAAAGGCATTGTTGGAAGAGCGGGACCGCTCTTCCGGTAAAATGGCAGCAGCCGATCAGCCGACGCGCTGGGCGGCGCGTGCCTTTACGTAAGCCGCATGCGCCTTGTTGACCTGTTGGCGGGGGCTCACTTCCGGCACTGCGACATCCCACCAGTGGCCGCCGGCTTCCGTCGTGATCAGCGGGTCGGTGTCGATGACGAAGACCGAGGTGCCCTCGTTATTCTTCGAATCGGCAATCGCCTTTTCCAGTTCGGCAATCGAGGAAACTTTGACCGCGATGGCGCCCATGCTCTCGGCATGCGCCCGGAAGTCGATTTCCGGCATCACTTCGTGATAGGAGTCCTTCAGCAGGTTGTTGAAGTTCGCGCCGCCCGTTTCCATCTGCAGGCGGTTGATGCAGCCGTAGCCGCGGTTGTCGAGCAGAACGATATTCACCTTGATGCCCATCATCACCGAGGTCGCAAGCTCGGAGTTGAGCATCATGTAGGAGCCGTCGCCGACCAGAACGAAGACCTCTTTGTCCGGGTTCGCCATCTTCGCACCGAGGCCGCCGGCGATTTCGTAACCCATGCAGGAAAAGCCGTATTCCATATGGTAGCTGCCGGGGGCTGTGGCTGGCCACAGCTTGTGCATCTCGCCCGGCAGGCCGCCTGCCGCACAAAGGCCGATCGCCTTTTCCAGGTCGATCGAGCGCGTCACCGCGCCGATAACCTGCGCATCCGAGGGCAGGGCGGCATTGGTGGAAGCCATCGCCTTGTTGGCTGCATCCATCCAGACGTTCTTTTCCTTCGTCGCCTTTTCCGCAAGTGCTGCCGGCGCCTTCCAGCCGCCAAGCCCCTTCGACAGCGCCTTCAGGCCCTCGCGGGCGTCGGTGACCAGCGGCTGACCGTTATGTTTATAGGCATCGTAGGCGGCGATGTTGAGGCCCAGGATCTTCAGCTTGTCGTTCTTGAATAGCGCCCAGGAGCCGGTGGTGAAGTCCTGGCAGCGGGTGCCGACGGCGATGATGAGATCGGTTTCCTCTGCCATGGCGTTGGCAGCCGACGTGCCGGTGACGCCGACGGAGCCGAGCGCCAGCGGGTGGCGCTCGTCGATCGACGATTTGCCGGCCTGGCTGACGGCGACAGGAATGCCGTGCGCCTCGGCGAAGGCTGTCAGTTCCTTCGTCGCCTGTGAGTAGAGCACGCCGCCGCCGGCAATGATCACCGGTTTTTCGGCCGACTTGACGAGCGCGATCGCGGAAGCGAGCTCATCGGTGTCCGGATGCGGACGGCGGATCGTCCAGACTTTTTCTTCGAAGAGGCTCTCCGGATAATCGAAGGCTTCCGCCTGGACGTCCTGGCAGAGCGAGAGCGTCACCGGGCCGCAGTCGAGCGGATCGGTCAGCACCTGCATGGCACGCTTGAGCGCCGTGATGATCTGCTCGGGGCGGGTAATGCGGTCGAAATAGCGCGAGACCGGGCGGAAGGCGTCGTTGGCCGAAACCGTGCCGTCGCCCCAATCCTCGATCTGCTGCAGCACCGGATCGGGCGCGCGGTTGGCGAAGATGTCGCCGGGCAGGAAGAGCACCGGTATGCGGTTGACATGCGCGACGCCGGCTGCCGTCACCATGTTCAAGGCGCCGGGGCCAATCGAGCTCGTGCAGGCCATAAAGCGTTGGCGGAAGCTCGCCTTGGCATAGGCGATCGCCGCATGCGCCATGCCCTGTTCGTTATGTGCGCGATAGGTCGGCAGCTCGCCGCGCACCTGATAGAGAGCTTCGCCCATGCCGGCGACATTGCCGTGGCCAAAGATCGCCCAGACGCCGCCGAAGATCGGTACCTTCCTGCCGTCGATCACGGTCATCTGCTTCTTTAGGAAATGCGCAACACCCTGCGCCATCGTCAATCGGATTGTCTTGCCCATCGGGCACCTCCCAAATGCTCTTAATTAATGCAGCCCGCGGGTTTTCAACCAGGCCTCGGTCAGTCGGCGGAAGCGTCCGGCCATATCGGCGATCGCTTCCTCATCATTCATGTTGCCGGAGAGCCAGGCGCGCGCCGCGTCGGCAAAAATGGTGCGGCCGACGGCAAAACCCTTGACGGAGGGCGCGGCGAGCGTGGCCTCGAAGCCTTTCACGAGCTCTTCGGCGGGCGCCTCCAGCCCCAGCAGCACGATACCGCGGCACCACGGATCGTTCTTGGCGATCACGGCCTCGATCTTCTTCCAGGCAGCTGTCGAAGCCTGCGGCTCCAGCTTCCACCAGTCGGGTTTGATACCGCGCGCGTAAAGCTCTTCCATGGCAGTCGAGATCGTGCCGTCGGTCAGTGGTCCGTTCTTGCTGGCAATGATTTCGACCAGCAGTTCGCGGCCCACCTTGCGCGCCGCCTCGAAGAGTGTGCGCAGCTTCTCCTGCTGCTCGCTCTTCAGATCGGCCGGATCGTCCGGATGATAGAAGCAGAGGCACTTGATACAGTGGTCGAGCGGCCATTCGACGAGTTGCGAGCCGATGTCCTGGCTAAACTCGAAGCGCAAAGGCTTTGAACCCGGCAATTCGACGGGCCGTCCGATCCAGGAGAAGTTTTTGGCCGCCGCATCGAAGAAGGCATCGCGGCCGAACCGTTCGTCGATCAGCATGCCATAACCATCGCGGCCATCGGCAACGCGTGCCGCCGCCTCGACGGCCAACCGCTTGAAGGCGACGATCTTCTTGTAGTCGATACCCAGCTCGTCGCAGACGCTGGTGAGTTGCGATCGATGGTCGATGGC from Rhizobium sullae includes:
- the iolB gene encoding 5-deoxy-glucuronate isomerase; its protein translation is MPNLKVKPSGTSGRVIHVTPESAGWTYVGFDLHRLKPGETASGETGDREICLVWVSGKGKATAGTKDFGTLGERMSPFEGAPHAIYIPMESTWSVTAETDLELAVCSAPGGGTYQAKAIPPGTHPSLTRGKGTNVRYVNNIMPEDDGSAHSLLVVEVITPGGHTSSYPPHKHDQDNLPHESFLEETYYHRLNPPQGFGFQRVYTDDRSLDEVMVLEDGDVTLVPKGYHPCAATHGYDLYYLNVMAGPKRIWKFYNAPEHEWLLKA
- a CDS encoding glyoxalase superfamily protein yields the protein MTTYLPIDELKAQAKRLRQAMETRGSAISHSAALELVAQQHGVRDWNTLSALATKPNADPITALSVGSHVRGRYLNQPFTGKILALAETGGGLHKITIHFDEPVDVVTFESFSAFRQRINAQVDTNGVSPRKTSNGRPHLALDI
- the iolD gene encoding 3D-(3,5/4)-trihydroxycyclohexane-1,2-dione acylhydrolase (decyclizing), with the protein product MGKTIRLTMAQGVAHFLKKQMTVIDGRKVPIFGGVWAIFGHGNVAGMGEALYQVRGELPTYRAHNEQGMAHAAIAYAKASFRQRFMACTSSIGPGALNMVTAAGVAHVNRIPVLFLPGDIFANRAPDPVLQQIEDWGDGTVSANDAFRPVSRYFDRITRPEQIITALKRAMQVLTDPLDCGPVTLSLCQDVQAEAFDYPESLFEEKVWTIRRPHPDTDELASAIALVKSAEKPVIIAGGGVLYSQATKELTAFAEAHGIPVAVSQAGKSSIDERHPLALGSVGVTGTSAANAMAEETDLIIAVGTRCQDFTTGSWALFKNDKLKILGLNIAAYDAYKHNGQPLVTDAREGLKALSKGLGGWKAPAALAEKATKEKNVWMDAANKAMASTNAALPSDAQVIGAVTRSIDLEKAIGLCAAGGLPGEMHKLWPATAPGSYHMEYGFSCMGYEIAGGLGAKMANPDKEVFVLVGDGSYMMLNSELATSVMMGIKVNIVLLDNRGYGCINRLQMETGGANFNNLLKDSYHEVMPEIDFRAHAESMGAIAVKVSSIAELEKAIADSKNNEGTSVFVIDTDPLITTEAGGHWWDVAVPEVSPRQQVNKAHAAYVKARAAQRVG
- the iolE gene encoding myo-inosose-2 dehydratase gives rise to the protein MKAKLGMSPIAWWNDDLPELSDDVSLEECLRQSRSAGFTGMEKGRRFPEDPQVMLPILRAADVTLCGGWFSGTLVDEELAANKDRITPMIELFKAVNAPCIVYGEVGRSIQGDRSKPLATKPRLSDDEMKAYARRVTEFGEWCADQGMPLSYHHHMAAVVETEPELDAFMHNSGEGIPLLLDAGHLAFAGGDVLRAVDNHHARINHVHVKDIRRPVVDGLDRSRQSFLDAVALGAFTVPGDGSLDFGAIVQRLADYGYEGWFVVEAEQDPRKAPPQKMAEIGHAELMRVMTAAGYTVETEGFPKG